A genomic window from Deinococcus aquaedulcis includes:
- a CDS encoding ATP-binding protein — translation MPRTAPRPAAQDPRLLRAVCDSLSAQVLDAALSEQGDPEAAYEVVLPDELEQTRLGALARGLELTPFETGVVALALATELYPERTLAACATALQLEGPYAGFLTPSLCRRWLPDPAGTEVAAFQPGGALFRYHLIEFGQSVNASVVEALTPLRLTAGALAYLRGDDGAALELRGVAQPLPAGGLLSDSQEAALQTARKHLSRGGNERAVLLYGTQTAAMRSLAGHLLADPVGPALLVDVAALATRPAEELNVILRALERSGRVNSTPLVLDATGDAPEGQTLDDLTGRVLEAATGLCVMLAPDPLPLESARAILPLEVQAPTPAEQRERWAQALGVGGESSLLRQLGDQYQLSLDRIDTLAREARAALAANASHAARLERAWEAARTANRRLMGSLAQRIETRAGWDDLILPAADRAALEQIAAHVRHRSQVYEDMGMARPGRGRSIAALFSGPSGTGKTLSAEVLARDLNLDLYRVDLSSTVSKYIGETEKNLKKIFDAADQGGCVLLFDEADSVFGKRGEVRDSNDRYANVQVNYLLQRLESFNGLAVLTTNMESSMDIAFMRRLQFVINFRAPQAQERERLWRGAFPKTLDTSALDFPKLAAADVAGGNIRSVVMNAVFMAVARGVPLTQPLVEEALHLEYRKLGRLVL, via the coding sequence ATGCCGCGCACCGCCCCCCGCCCCGCTGCCCAGGATCCCCGCCTACTGCGCGCCGTCTGCGACAGCCTGAGTGCCCAGGTGCTGGACGCCGCACTGAGTGAACAGGGTGACCCCGAAGCCGCCTACGAGGTGGTGCTGCCCGATGAGCTGGAACAGACCCGGTTGGGTGCACTGGCCCGGGGCCTGGAGCTGACCCCCTTTGAAACCGGCGTGGTGGCCCTGGCCCTGGCCACCGAGCTGTACCCCGAGCGCACCCTGGCTGCCTGCGCCACCGCGCTGCAGCTGGAAGGGCCCTACGCCGGCTTCCTGACCCCCTCGCTGTGCCGGCGCTGGCTGCCAGACCCTGCTGGGACAGAGGTGGCGGCTTTTCAGCCCGGCGGCGCGCTGTTCCGCTACCACCTGATCGAATTCGGCCAGAGTGTGAATGCCAGCGTGGTGGAGGCCCTGACCCCGTTGCGCCTGACGGCCGGCGCACTGGCCTACCTGCGCGGCGACGACGGCGCGGCCCTGGAACTGCGCGGCGTGGCGCAGCCGCTGCCCGCCGGGGGGCTGCTCAGCGACTCGCAGGAGGCGGCGCTACAAACCGCCCGCAAGCACCTGTCGCGCGGGGGCAACGAGCGGGCGGTGCTGCTCTACGGCACCCAGACCGCCGCTATGCGCTCGCTGGCCGGGCACCTGCTGGCTGACCCGGTGGGCCCGGCCCTGCTGGTGGACGTGGCGGCCCTGGCCACCCGCCCCGCCGAAGAGCTGAATGTGATTCTTCGGGCCCTGGAGCGCAGTGGGCGCGTGAACAGTACGCCGTTGGTGCTGGATGCCACCGGGGACGCCCCCGAAGGCCAGACTCTGGACGACCTGACCGGGCGCGTGCTGGAGGCGGCTACCGGCCTGTGCGTGATGCTGGCGCCCGATCCGCTGCCGCTGGAGTCGGCGCGCGCCATCCTGCCCCTGGAGGTGCAGGCCCCCACCCCTGCCGAGCAGCGCGAACGCTGGGCCCAGGCGCTGGGCGTGGGCGGCGAGTCCAGTCTGCTGCGCCAGCTGGGTGACCAGTACCAGCTGAGCCTGGACCGCATTGACACCCTGGCGCGCGAGGCGAGGGCCGCCCTGGCGGCCAATGCTTCGCACGCCGCCCGGCTGGAACGCGCCTGGGAAGCGGCCCGCACCGCCAACCGCCGCCTGATGGGCTCGCTGGCCCAGCGCATCGAAACCCGGGCAGGCTGGGACGACCTGATCCTGCCCGCCGCCGACCGCGCCGCCCTGGAACAGATCGCCGCGCATGTGCGCCACCGCTCGCAGGTGTACGAGGACATGGGCATGGCCCGCCCGGGGCGCGGCCGCTCTATTGCCGCCCTTTTCAGCGGCCCCAGCGGCACCGGCAAGACCCTCAGCGCCGAGGTGCTGGCGCGCGACCTGAACCTGGACCTGTACCGGGTGGACCTCAGCAGCACGGTCAGCAAGTACATCGGGGAAACCGAGAAGAACCTCAAGAAGATTTTCGATGCGGCCGACCAGGGCGGCTGCGTGCTGCTGTTCGACGAGGCCGACAGCGTGTTTGGCAAACGCGGTGAGGTGCGCGATTCCAATGACCGCTACGCCAACGTGCAGGTGAACTACCTCCTGCAGCGCCTGGAGAGCTTTAACGGGCTGGCGGTGCTAACCACCAACATGGAAAGCAGCATGGACATCGCCTTTATGCGCCGCCTGCAGTTCGTGATCAACTTCCGTGCGCCGCAGGCCCAGGAACGCGAGCGGCTGTGGCGCGGGGCCTTTCCCAAGACCCTGGACACCAGCGCCCTGGATTTCCCCAAGCTGGCCGCCGCCGATGTGGCCGGGGGCAACATCCGCAGCGTGGTGATGAACGCGGTGTTCATGGCCGTGGCGCGCGGCGTCCCCCTGACCCAGCCACTGGTGGAAGAAGCCTTGCACCTCGAATACCGCAAGCTGGGCCGACTGGTGCTGTAG
- a CDS encoding NAD-dependent succinate-semialdehyde dehydrogenase: MTVLLNDPVTRTQAYFDGEWRAGARTFEVIHPGTLEPIGAVADCTADDARRAIDAAEEALRAWRQVNPYQRGQILRRWHDLMFEHKEELARLMTLEMGKPITETRGEVHYAASFIEWCAEEAGRISGERISMRQNRKRGFTNAEPVGIVYAVTPWNFPAGMITRKAAPALAAGCVMILKPAEQSPMTALYLAELWLQAGGPANTLQVLPTNDAPAFSAPFMADERVRKLTFTGSTAVGRLLYTQAAQTLKRVSLELGGHAPFLVFEDADLEKAAREVVGSKFRNAGQTCISTNRVYVQRAVAEEFTAILTRLTGKLVLGDPLLEGTGVGPVVEQAGLDKIQAQVQDALQRGARATVGGTVKEGLYFHPTVLTDVHPESLILREETFGPVAPVVPFDTEEEALRLANASEYGLAAYAYTRDLGRAWRVAEALEYGIVGINDGVPSAGAPHVPFGGMKNSGVGREGGHWGLDEYLETKFISMGL; the protein is encoded by the coding sequence ATGACTGTCCTGCTGAACGACCCCGTGACCCGCACCCAGGCCTACTTTGACGGCGAGTGGCGCGCCGGCGCCCGCACTTTCGAGGTGATTCACCCCGGCACCCTGGAACCTATTGGCGCGGTGGCCGACTGCACCGCCGACGACGCCCGGCGCGCCATTGACGCCGCCGAAGAGGCCCTGCGCGCGTGGCGGCAGGTCAATCCGTACCAGCGCGGCCAGATTCTGCGCCGCTGGCACGACCTGATGTTCGAGCACAAGGAAGAGCTGGCCCGCCTGATGACCCTGGAAATGGGCAAGCCCATCACCGAGACGCGCGGCGAGGTGCATTACGCCGCCAGCTTTATCGAGTGGTGCGCTGAGGAAGCCGGGCGCATCAGCGGCGAGCGGATCTCCATGCGCCAGAACCGCAAGCGCGGCTTCACGAACGCCGAGCCGGTGGGCATCGTGTACGCCGTGACCCCCTGGAACTTTCCGGCGGGCATGATCACCCGCAAGGCCGCGCCCGCCCTGGCCGCCGGCTGCGTGATGATCCTCAAGCCCGCCGAGCAGAGCCCCATGACCGCGCTGTATCTGGCCGAATTGTGGCTGCAGGCGGGCGGCCCGGCGAACACCCTGCAGGTGCTGCCCACTAACGACGCCCCGGCCTTCAGCGCGCCCTTCATGGCCGACGAACGGGTGCGCAAACTGACCTTCACGGGCTCTACCGCTGTGGGCCGCCTGCTGTACACCCAGGCCGCCCAGACCCTGAAACGGGTGTCGCTGGAACTGGGCGGCCACGCGCCTTTCCTGGTGTTCGAGGACGCCGATCTGGAAAAGGCCGCCCGCGAGGTGGTGGGCAGCAAGTTCCGCAACGCCGGGCAAACCTGCATCAGCACCAACCGCGTATACGTGCAGCGCGCCGTGGCCGAGGAATTTACGGCCATCCTCACCCGCCTGACCGGCAAGCTGGTGCTTGGCGACCCCTTGCTTGAAGGCACCGGCGTGGGCCCGGTGGTGGAACAGGCCGGCCTGGACAAGATTCAGGCCCAGGTGCAAGACGCCCTGCAGCGCGGCGCCCGCGCCACGGTGGGCGGCACGGTGAAAGAGGGGCTGTACTTTCACCCCACCGTGCTGACCGACGTGCACCCAGAGTCCCTCATTCTGCGCGAGGAAACCTTTGGGCCGGTGGCGCCAGTGGTGCCGTTTGACACCGAAGAAGAGGCCCTACGGCTCGCCAACGCCTCGGAATACGGGCTGGCGGCCTACGCCTACACCCGCGACCTGGGCCGGGCATGGCGCGTGGCCGAGGCCCTGGAGTACGGCATTGTGGGCATCAACGACGGCGTGCCCAGCGCGGGCGCCCCGCATGTGCCCTTCGGCGGCATGAAGAACAGCGGCGTGGGCCGCGAGGGCGGGCACTGGGGCCTGGACGAGTACCTGGAGACCAAGTTCATCTCAATGGGCCTGTAA
- a CDS encoding SDR family oxidoreductase encodes MPLKQLFDLSGKVALVTGGSRGLGLQIAEALGEYGAHVVLTARKAHELEEAAAHLRTQGSTVHVLPCDLSALDTIDAAVEGLLAEVGHIDILVNNAGATWGAPTTEHPLEAWQKVMNVNVNGAFVLTQSVLRRSMLPRGWGRIINVASVAGLQGNDPRMVPTLAYNTSKGALVNFTRALAAEFAAQGITVNSICPGYFPTKMTKGTLAYGEAAILEHTPMRRLGGDEDLKGLALLLASDAGAYITGQNIAVDGGITAV; translated from the coding sequence ATGCCCCTGAAGCAACTGTTTGACCTGAGTGGCAAGGTGGCCCTGGTGACCGGCGGCAGCCGGGGCCTGGGCCTGCAAATCGCCGAGGCCCTGGGCGAGTACGGCGCCCACGTGGTGCTCACCGCCCGCAAGGCCCACGAACTCGAAGAAGCGGCCGCCCACCTGCGCACGCAGGGCAGCACGGTGCATGTGCTGCCCTGCGACCTCTCGGCCCTGGACACCATTGACGCTGCCGTAGAGGGCCTGCTGGCCGAGGTGGGGCACATTGACATTCTGGTGAACAACGCCGGGGCCACCTGGGGCGCGCCCACCACCGAGCACCCGCTGGAGGCGTGGCAGAAGGTCATGAATGTCAATGTCAACGGCGCCTTTGTGCTGACCCAGAGCGTGCTGCGCCGCTCCATGCTGCCGCGTGGCTGGGGCCGCATCATCAATGTGGCCTCGGTGGCGGGGCTGCAGGGCAACGACCCCCGCATGGTGCCCACCCTGGCCTACAACACCAGCAAGGGGGCCCTGGTGAACTTCACCCGCGCCCTGGCCGCCGAATTCGCCGCGCAGGGCATCACGGTGAACAGCATCTGCCCCGGCTACTTTCCCACCAAGATGACCAAGGGCACCCTGGCCTACGGCGAGGCGGCCATTCTGGAGCACACCCCCATGCGCCGGCTGGGCGGCGACGAGGACCTCAAGGGCCTCGCCCTGTTGCTCGCCAGCGACGCCGGGGCGTACATCACGGGGCAGAACATCGCCGTGGACGGCGGAATCACGGCCGTATGA
- a CDS encoding MaoC family dehydratase, whose amino-acid sequence MKPAELAAHLGQEVACSGWVEVTQARIDAFAHATGDHQFIHTDPVRAAAGPFGTTIAHGFLTLSLLAGEFMTQGGVPALEGARLVVNYGLNRVRFITPVRAGARLRTRAVLQAVQEGKGHVQLTLGNTIEIEGEARPACTAEVVYRIFL is encoded by the coding sequence ATGAAGCCCGCCGAACTGGCCGCGCACCTGGGGCAAGAGGTGGCGTGCTCCGGCTGGGTAGAGGTGACGCAGGCCCGCATTGACGCCTTTGCCCACGCCACGGGCGACCACCAGTTCATTCACACCGACCCCGTGCGCGCGGCGGCCGGTCCCTTTGGCACCACCATCGCCCACGGCTTTCTGACCCTGTCGCTGCTGGCCGGTGAATTCATGACCCAGGGCGGGGTGCCTGCCCTTGAAGGCGCCCGGCTGGTCGTGAACTATGGCCTCAACCGCGTGCGGTTTATTACCCCCGTCCGCGCCGGGGCCCGGCTGCGCACCCGCGCCGTGCTGCAGGCTGTACAGGAGGGCAAAGGCCACGTGCAGCTCACCCTGGGCAACACCATTGAGATCGAAGGTGAGGCCCGGCCTGCCTGCACCGCCGAGGTGGTGTACCGGATTTTCCTGTGA
- a CDS encoding macro domain-containing protein, with product MTIVYVTGDATQPQGEGPKLLVHVCNDIGAWGRGFVLALSKRFPTPEAEFKRWAAGETGHPYALGEVQFVPVAPDLVVANLVGQHNIARKSRPTAQPPVRYEAIRAGLARVRLEAGRLGASVHMPRIGAGVAGGDWAVIAPIIEDELTRHGVSVTVYDLPVQAPQ from the coding sequence ATGACCATCGTGTACGTGACGGGCGACGCCACCCAGCCGCAGGGCGAGGGTCCAAAGCTGCTGGTGCATGTATGTAACGACATCGGTGCCTGGGGCCGGGGGTTTGTGCTGGCGCTCTCCAAGCGTTTCCCCACTCCCGAAGCGGAATTCAAACGCTGGGCCGCTGGAGAGACCGGGCACCCCTACGCCCTGGGCGAGGTGCAGTTTGTGCCGGTGGCGCCGGACCTCGTCGTCGCCAATCTCGTGGGGCAGCACAACATCGCCCGCAAAAGCAGGCCCACCGCCCAGCCCCCGGTGCGCTACGAAGCGATTCGCGCTGGGCTGGCGAGGGTGCGCCTGGAGGCCGGGCGCCTGGGCGCCAGCGTCCACATGCCCCGGATTGGTGCGGGGGTGGCGGGCGGCGACTGGGCGGTGATCGCGCCCATCATCGAAGACGAGCTGACCCGTCACGGCGTGTCTGTGACTGTCTATGACCTGCCGGTCCAGGCCCCCCAGTGA
- a CDS encoding DUF6210 family protein, translated as MRVELGLLLDFPAVIVCSPSGVIYAQQACGTVCLQPEQEGFLVPLSDELGRLREALEGHFAAPPYRGTGFAVIQTAGEYWRGIAPETAQWLDTDVLPPWIRVDRQKLRDSYEAWIWVEVHSEQDPLPAFVSPEP; from the coding sequence GTGCGGGTTGAGCTTGGCCTGCTGCTGGATTTCCCAGCGGTGATCGTCTGTTCGCCCTCTGGGGTCATCTACGCCCAGCAAGCCTGCGGCACCGTGTGTCTTCAGCCGGAGCAGGAAGGGTTCCTGGTGCCTCTCTCCGACGAACTTGGCCGACTCAGAGAAGCCCTGGAGGGTCATTTTGCCGCGCCGCCATACAGAGGTACAGGTTTCGCAGTCATTCAAACGGCGGGAGAGTACTGGCGAGGGATCGCGCCCGAGACAGCCCAGTGGCTCGATACAGACGTGTTGCCTCCCTGGATTCGTGTGGACCGACAGAAACTGCGCGACTCCTACGAGGCGTGGATCTGGGTCGAGGTTCACAGCGAGCAGGACCCCCTGCCTGCTTTCGTCAGCCCCGAGCCTTGA
- a CDS encoding acyl-CoA dehydrogenase family protein produces MTLFDLSPRTRDLHARLQRFMDAHIYPNEAEVSRQIDTGDRWAPLPLLETLKEQARAEGLWNLFLPPASDPQGQFGPGLSNLEYAPLCELMGRVWWAPEVFNCSAPDTGNMEVLARYGTPEQQEAWLWPLLRGEIRSAFSMTEPDVASSDATNIQARIERDGDEYVLNGEKWWTSGAGDPRCAVSIFMGKTDPQAPRHEQQSMILVPMNAPGVTTERMLTVFGYDDAPHGHAQMTFRDVRVPATNLLLGEGRGFEIAQGRLGPGRIHHCMRLIGQAERALDLMIERAQRRVAFGKPLSGHQHVREAIAMSRIEIDQARLLTLQAAHLMDTVGNRAARGQIAAIKVVAPNVALRVIDRAIQVFGGAGVSQDTPLALMYAQARTLRLADGPDIVHTETVAKVELGRHARRQED; encoded by the coding sequence ATGACCCTGTTTGACCTTTCCCCCCGTACCCGTGATCTGCACGCGCGTCTGCAGCGCTTCATGGACGCCCACATCTACCCCAATGAGGCAGAGGTGAGCCGCCAGATTGATACGGGAGACCGCTGGGCTCCGTTGCCCCTGCTGGAAACCCTGAAAGAGCAGGCGCGCGCCGAGGGCCTGTGGAACCTCTTTCTGCCGCCGGCCAGCGATCCGCAGGGCCAGTTTGGTCCCGGCCTCTCCAACCTGGAGTACGCGCCGCTGTGCGAACTGATGGGCCGGGTGTGGTGGGCGCCGGAGGTCTTTAACTGCTCGGCCCCCGACACCGGCAACATGGAGGTGCTGGCCCGCTATGGCACCCCGGAGCAGCAGGAGGCGTGGCTGTGGCCGCTGCTGCGCGGCGAGATCCGCTCGGCCTTCTCCATGACCGAGCCGGACGTGGCCTCCAGCGACGCCACCAACATCCAGGCCCGCATCGAGCGCGACGGCGACGAGTACGTGCTGAACGGCGAGAAGTGGTGGACCAGTGGCGCCGGTGATCCCCGCTGCGCCGTGTCCATCTTCATGGGCAAGACCGACCCGCAGGCCCCCCGCCACGAGCAGCAGAGCATGATTCTGGTGCCCATGAACGCCCCCGGCGTGACCACCGAGCGCATGCTGACCGTCTTTGGCTACGACGACGCCCCGCACGGCCACGCGCAGATGACCTTCCGCGACGTGCGGGTGCCGGCCACCAACCTGCTGCTGGGCGAGGGCCGGGGCTTCGAGATCGCGCAGGGGCGCCTGGGGCCGGGCCGCATTCACCACTGCATGCGCCTGATCGGGCAGGCCGAGCGCGCCCTGGACCTGATGATCGAGCGCGCCCAGCGGCGGGTGGCCTTTGGCAAGCCTCTGTCCGGCCACCAGCATGTGCGCGAGGCCATCGCCATGTCGCGTATCGAGATTGATCAGGCGCGGCTGCTGACGCTGCAGGCCGCACACCTGATGGACACCGTGGGCAACCGCGCCGCCCGGGGGCAGATTGCCGCCATCAAGGTGGTGGCGCCGAATGTGGCCCTGCGGGTAATCGACCGCGCCATTCAGGTCTTCGGCGGGGCCGGGGTCAGCCAGGACACGCCGCTGGCCCTCATGTATGCCCAGGCCCGCACCCTGCGGCTGGCCGACGGCCCGGACATCGTGCACACCGAGACGGTGGCCAAAGTGGAACTGGGGCGGCACGCGCGCCGCCAGGAGGACTGA
- a CDS encoding SDR family oxidoreductase, with amino-acid sequence MEMPGKIIVVTGAASGIGLALATRFVQEGATVVAADRNAAQGARAAANIGARFVAADVGTEAGVQGLIEGVLAHEGRIDLFCSNAGVAIGEGPESPDAQWDLSHRVNVMSHVWAARHLLPHMLARGEGYLLNTASAAGLLTELHSAPYAVSKHGALALAEWLAITYGDRGIRVACLCPEGVWTPMIAHAPLLQQTAITTDELVDKTLAALRAEAFLITTHPTTLKGFALKAADYDGWIARMRALRTKAMTLLGKA; translated from the coding sequence ATGGAGATGCCGGGCAAAATCATCGTGGTCACCGGAGCGGCCTCCGGGATTGGGCTGGCGCTGGCCACGCGCTTTGTGCAGGAGGGGGCCACCGTCGTAGCCGCTGACCGGAACGCGGCGCAGGGTGCCCGGGCCGCCGCCAACATTGGCGCCCGCTTCGTGGCCGCCGACGTGGGCACCGAGGCAGGCGTGCAGGGCCTGATCGAGGGCGTGCTGGCCCATGAAGGGCGCATTGATCTCTTCTGCTCTAACGCCGGTGTGGCGATAGGGGAGGGCCCCGAATCGCCCGATGCCCAGTGGGACCTCAGCCACCGGGTGAACGTCATGAGCCACGTGTGGGCGGCCCGGCACCTGCTGCCGCACATGCTGGCGCGCGGCGAGGGCTACCTGCTGAATACGGCTTCGGCGGCGGGGCTGCTCACTGAACTGCATTCGGCGCCCTACGCCGTCAGCAAGCACGGCGCGCTGGCCCTGGCCGAATGGCTGGCAATCACCTACGGCGACCGGGGCATCCGCGTGGCCTGTCTGTGCCCGGAAGGGGTGTGGACCCCCATGATCGCGCACGCGCCGCTGCTGCAGCAGACCGCTATCACCACCGATGAACTGGTGGACAAGACCCTGGCCGCCCTGCGAGCCGAGGCCTTTCTGATCACCACCCACCCCACCACCCTGAAGGGCTTTGCGCTCAAGGCCGCCGACTACGACGGCTGGATTGCGCGAATGCGCGCCCTGCGCACGAAGGCCATGACCCTGCTGGGGAAGGCGTGA
- a CDS encoding phosphotransferase family protein yields the protein MTRPETTPVRPGEQLPLEALREALRGRVPGDVDALQVEQFPGGFSNLTYLLRLGGTEYVLRRAPLGPVAPGAHDMAREAALLSRIHPVLPVAPRPVLVVEDETVLGRPFYLMERRRGVVVRTALPPEYVARPEAPAQLSAALIGTLADLHAVDIDAAGLRAIGRPEGFNARQVEGWSGRWRRARTALQGSGDLPDTLPDERVMAWLQAHTPTESAHTLVHNDFKLDNLMFDPQDPGRVTALLDWEMTTVGDPLVDLGLTLTYWTLPELPGGAPNRVGAAAPGFLGRDELVAHYEARLARHVTSSLPWYEVLGHFKLAVIVLQIFARYRAGQTQDPRFAPLAAQAAWLITEAQRRIDRVGPPAHG from the coding sequence GTGACCCGCCCTGAGACGACGCCGGTTCGCCCCGGTGAGCAACTTCCCCTGGAGGCCCTGCGCGAAGCCCTGCGGGGCCGCGTGCCGGGCGACGTGGACGCCCTGCAGGTCGAGCAGTTTCCAGGCGGCTTTTCCAACCTCACCTACCTGCTGCGCCTGGGCGGCACCGAATACGTGCTGCGCCGGGCGCCGCTGGGTCCCGTGGCGCCCGGCGCCCACGATATGGCGCGGGAGGCGGCCCTCCTGTCCCGCATTCACCCGGTGCTGCCAGTGGCTCCGCGCCCGGTGCTCGTGGTCGAGGATGAGACGGTGCTGGGCCGCCCCTTCTACCTGATGGAACGCCGCCGGGGCGTGGTGGTGCGCACGGCCCTGCCCCCCGAGTACGTGGCCCGCCCGGAAGCCCCCGCGCAGCTCTCGGCCGCACTGATTGGCACGCTGGCCGACCTGCACGCCGTAGATATTGACGCCGCTGGCCTGCGCGCCATTGGCCGCCCCGAGGGCTTTAACGCGCGGCAGGTGGAAGGATGGTCCGGCCGCTGGCGCCGCGCCCGCACCGCCCTGCAGGGAAGCGGCGACCTGCCTGACACCCTGCCCGACGAAAGGGTCATGGCGTGGCTGCAGGCCCACACCCCCACAGAAAGCGCGCACACCCTGGTGCACAACGATTTCAAGCTGGACAACCTGATGTTCGACCCCCAGGACCCCGGGCGCGTGACGGCCCTGCTGGACTGGGAGATGACCACGGTGGGCGACCCCCTGGTGGACCTGGGCCTGACCCTGACCTACTGGACGCTGCCGGAGCTGCCCGGCGGCGCCCCAAACCGGGTGGGCGCGGCGGCCCCCGGTTTCCTGGGCCGCGACGAACTGGTGGCGCACTACGAAGCCCGCCTTGCTCGTCATGTGACGAGCAGCCTGCCGTGGTACGAGGTGCTGGGGCATTTCAAGCTGGCGGTGATCGTGCTGCAGATCTTCGCCCGTTACCGGGCCGGCCAGACCCAGGACCCCCGCTTCGCCCCCCTGGCCGCCCAGGCCGCGTGGCTGATCACCGAAGCGCAGCGCCGTATTGACCGGGTGGGTCCGCCCGCCCATGGCTGA
- a CDS encoding histidine phosphatase family protein: MAELLLVRHGQATPFEADTDQLSSLGEVQARRVGAWLAAEGLTPTHVVHGPLVRQRHTAELAAHAAGLPWPIPSVDPRLAEYDGEGLMRVLAPQLAAQSPEVAAWLAQLRQPLPPTERQRAFQGVLEAVAQGWQAGTLTHPTVEPWPMFQARVTAALQDLCTLPSGSRAVVFTSGGVIALVVAHVLQAPPASALALNWRVRNASVTRLSFGRGRVSLDSFNEVGHLPPEERSWR; this comes from the coding sequence ATGGCTGAACTGCTGCTGGTACGCCATGGGCAGGCCACCCCCTTTGAAGCCGACACCGACCAACTTTCCTCACTGGGAGAGGTACAGGCCCGCCGCGTGGGGGCGTGGCTGGCCGCTGAGGGACTGACCCCCACCCATGTGGTGCATGGCCCCCTGGTGCGCCAGCGTCACACTGCCGAGTTGGCCGCCCATGCCGCAGGTCTGCCCTGGCCCATCCCCTCAGTGGACCCCCGCCTGGCCGAATACGACGGTGAAGGGCTGATGCGGGTGCTGGCCCCGCAACTGGCGGCGCAGAGCCCAGAAGTGGCCGCGTGGCTGGCCCAGCTGCGCCAACCTCTGCCTCCCACCGAGCGGCAGCGGGCCTTTCAAGGGGTGCTCGAAGCGGTGGCCCAAGGCTGGCAGGCTGGCACCTTGACTCACCCTACAGTCGAGCCGTGGCCCATGTTCCAGGCGCGAGTGACGGCCGCCCTGCAGGACCTCTGCACCCTGCCCTCCGGGTCCAGGGCCGTGGTGTTCACCAGCGGCGGCGTGATCGCGCTGGTCGTGGCCCACGTACTGCAGGCGCCTCCTGCCAGCGCCCTGGCCCTGAACTGGCGGGTGCGCAACGCTTCGGTTACCCGCCTGAGCTTTGGCCGGGGCCGCGTCAGCCTGGACAGCTTCAACGAAGTGGGCCACCTGCCGCCTGAGGAACGCTCCTGGCGCTGA